Proteins co-encoded in one Flavobacterium fluviale genomic window:
- a CDS encoding NUDIX hydrolase, translating into MVENVDDGTVPKNEQSAMNAITIDCVIFGFDKGSLEVLLVQHGEGISKGKWGLPGGWIYKKESTDDAAHRLLNELTGLDNIYLEQLKAFGDPNRFPLRRVITIGYYALVKREDYNIKAGFTASDAKWYKINNIPDLIYDHNEILAYSLKHLRSKVRQTPIGFNLLPEKFTLLQLMQLYEEILGIEMDKPNFRRKILHMKLLAALDEKQQDVSHRAAQLYKFDPEIYTKLTEKGFNFEF; encoded by the coding sequence ATGGTTGAAAATGTAGATGACGGAACTGTTCCAAAAAACGAACAAAGTGCCATGAATGCGATCACGATTGACTGTGTCATTTTTGGTTTTGACAAAGGCAGTCTCGAGGTGCTTTTGGTGCAGCACGGAGAAGGAATCAGTAAAGGAAAATGGGGTCTTCCTGGGGGATGGATTTATAAAAAAGAAAGCACAGATGATGCTGCTCATCGCTTATTAAATGAACTTACTGGGCTTGATAATATTTATCTGGAACAGCTTAAAGCATTTGGCGATCCTAATCGTTTTCCGCTCAGACGAGTAATTACAATTGGTTATTATGCTTTGGTCAAAAGAGAAGATTACAATATTAAAGCCGGTTTTACAGCTTCGGATGCAAAATGGTATAAAATAAACAATATTCCAGATTTGATTTATGATCATAATGAGATTTTAGCGTATAGTTTGAAACACCTTCGCAGCAAAGTCCGACAGACACCAATCGGTTTTAATTTATTACCTGAAAAATTTACTTTATTACAGTTGATGCAGTTGTATGAGGAAATTTTAGGAATTGAAATGGACAAACCTAATTTTAGAAGAAAAATTCTTCACATGAAACTTTTGGCAGCTTTAGACGAAAAACAGCAGGACGTTTCCCACCGAGCAGCTCAATTATACAAATTTGATCCAGAAATTTACACGAAACTAACCGAGAAGG
- a CDS encoding SusC/RagA family TonB-linked outer membrane protein: MKSKNCIKTTKLPYFMAVLLSVFMMQFGFAQESKTVSGTITSAEDGFGVPGATVQVQGTKSSTVTDFDGKYKVEAKTGDVLVVTFVGFKTQNITVGAQKVVNAVLQPETAELKEIVVIGYGTQKKKVNTAATSLVSGKDIQQVASLDVVNALQGQASGVSVTSSSGQPGANMVVNIRGAGTAGNSDPLYVVDGVVVDNGIGYLDPSVIERVDVLKDASAASIYGARAANGVILVTTKKGKDGKMNVSFSSYTGFQQIAKKLDLMNTQEYTTIINEARVNSGYAPLYTKAQIAGFPDTDWQKSLFNEGAIKQNHSLLITGGDEKSTIATGLSYYGQDGMIGGSTSQSQYDRITFTVNSTSEVIKGFLKIGENFTLSNIKSSGVADDGIYSNAIRAFLNAAPIDAPYDENGDFARSIISNDVTNPVGSLYYNNFNQTKTNRYVGNIFAELKFAKDFTFRTSYGVDMTDSNYRSFRPVYSLSSNDNNTVSSVTQSSTKSLGWIFENTLQYKFNIAGSHNFDLLAGTSAKKNTSDYMEGQGRNLIFDDFAHAYLDNAKDPTSNVVKGNRRDYAIQSYFGRLLYDYDNKYLFSATVRRDGSSEFGPDNKYAIFPSFSAGWNLDKEAFFKENKVLNTFKLRASWGQNGNDQFARRFAYMSVVNSTDKTYHFGTGDETLLVGSSPDQLANRNLKWETSEQLDLGFDATLFTNFTLTFDYYDKKTKDWLVLASIPAYAGATAPYINGGDVSNKGFEIGLAYRTRIGKDWNFGINANLSRNQNEVLRIANNEGIIHGESNVLFQGLDEMNRVEVGKPMGYFYGLKTAGIFQNAAEVAAGVQPNAVPGDVRFVDLNGDGQIDANDKTQIGDPNPDINYGVNLELSYKAFDLSINTYGTAGGQNVFGIHDYTRAYTNNTTDVLNRWTSEGTSNTVPRVTYGTDDNGNYTKFSDLYIQDSDFFRIKNATIGCDLTKLTDKLKFFSKFRLYVAGNNIYTFTKYKGMDPEIGFGNVNQSWAKGIDVGYYPQPRTYMMGLNVNF; encoded by the coding sequence ATGAAAAGCAAAAATTGTATTAAAACAACAAAGCTTCCATATTTTATGGCGGTGCTGCTTAGCGTATTTATGATGCAGTTTGGATTTGCACAAGAATCCAAAACTGTAAGTGGAACAATCACTTCTGCCGAAGACGGATTTGGAGTTCCCGGAGCAACTGTACAAGTACAGGGAACAAAATCGAGTACTGTTACCGATTTTGATGGAAAATATAAAGTGGAAGCCAAAACAGGCGATGTTTTAGTGGTCACTTTTGTGGGTTTCAAAACACAAAACATAACTGTTGGCGCTCAAAAAGTAGTCAATGCAGTTTTGCAGCCAGAAACTGCAGAACTTAAAGAAATTGTGGTAATCGGATACGGTACTCAAAAGAAGAAAGTTAATACAGCTGCAACTTCTTTGGTATCAGGAAAAGACATTCAGCAGGTTGCGAGTCTTGATGTTGTAAATGCTTTACAAGGTCAGGCTTCGGGAGTTTCTGTAACTTCTTCTTCTGGTCAGCCTGGTGCGAATATGGTGGTAAATATTCGTGGTGCCGGTACAGCAGGAAACAGTGATCCGCTTTATGTTGTTGATGGTGTCGTGGTTGATAACGGAATTGGATATTTAGATCCTTCTGTTATTGAAAGGGTTGACGTTTTAAAAGATGCTTCTGCAGCTTCTATCTACGGAGCAAGAGCGGCAAACGGAGTTATCTTGGTTACAACAAAAAAAGGAAAAGATGGTAAAATGAATGTGTCTTTCAGTTCTTATACAGGTTTTCAGCAGATTGCTAAAAAACTAGATTTGATGAATACGCAAGAATATACAACTATTATAAACGAAGCTCGTGTAAATTCTGGATATGCTCCATTATACACAAAAGCGCAAATCGCTGGATTTCCAGACACAGATTGGCAGAAAAGTTTATTTAATGAAGGTGCAATAAAACAAAATCACTCTCTTTTGATTACTGGAGGTGATGAAAAATCAACTATTGCAACTGGTTTATCTTACTACGGACAAGATGGTATGATTGGAGGATCGACTAGTCAATCGCAATACGATCGTATTACTTTTACAGTAAACTCTACTTCGGAAGTAATTAAAGGTTTCTTGAAAATTGGTGAAAATTTCACTTTATCAAACATCAAATCAAGCGGTGTTGCAGATGATGGTATTTACAGCAACGCAATTAGAGCGTTTTTAAATGCTGCGCCAATCGACGCTCCTTATGATGAAAACGGAGATTTTGCACGTTCAATTATTTCGAATGATGTAACAAATCCTGTTGGGTCTTTATACTACAATAACTTCAACCAAACCAAAACAAACCGTTATGTAGGTAACATTTTTGCTGAATTAAAGTTTGCAAAAGATTTTACCTTTAGAACGAGTTATGGTGTTGATATGACAGATAGTAATTACCGTTCTTTCAGACCTGTATATTCTCTTTCTTCAAACGATAATAACACAGTTTCAAGTGTTACGCAAAGTTCTACAAAATCTTTAGGATGGATTTTCGAAAATACACTTCAGTATAAATTCAATATTGCAGGTTCTCACAATTTTGACTTGTTAGCGGGTACTTCTGCTAAAAAGAATACTTCTGATTATATGGAAGGACAAGGAAGAAACTTAATTTTTGATGATTTCGCACATGCTTATTTGGATAATGCAAAAGACCCAACATCAAATGTGGTAAAAGGAAATCGTAGAGATTATGCTATTCAATCTTACTTCGGACGTTTATTGTACGATTATGATAATAAATATTTATTCTCAGCTACAGTTCGTCGTGACGGATCTTCAGAATTTGGTCCAGACAACAAATATGCTATTTTCCCATCGTTCTCTGCTGGTTGGAATTTAGACAAAGAAGCTTTCTTTAAAGAAAATAAAGTATTAAATACTTTCAAATTAAGAGCAAGCTGGGGACAAAATGGTAACGATCAATTTGCAAGAAGATTTGCTTACATGTCGGTTGTAAACTCAACAGATAAAACGTATCATTTTGGAACAGGTGACGAAACTTTATTAGTAGGTTCAAGCCCGGATCAATTAGCAAACCGTAATTTAAAATGGGAAACTTCTGAGCAGTTAGACTTAGGTTTTGATGCTACTTTATTTACCAACTTTACTTTAACTTTCGATTACTACGACAAGAAAACGAAAGACTGGTTAGTTTTGGCTTCTATCCCAGCTTATGCTGGAGCAACTGCACCTTACATTAATGGTGGAGACGTTAGTAATAAAGGTTTTGAAATTGGATTGGCTTACCGCACACGTATTGGAAAAGATTGGAATTTTGGTATTAATGCAAACCTTTCTCGCAACCAAAACGAAGTATTACGAATTGCAAACAACGAAGGAATCATTCACGGAGAATCAAATGTTTTATTCCAAGGTCTAGACGAAATGAACCGTGTTGAGGTTGGTAAACCAATGGGTTATTTCTACGGATTAAAAACAGCTGGAATTTTTCAAAATGCAGCAGAAGTTGCAGCAGGAGTTCAGCCAAATGCAGTTCCTGGAGATGTTCGTTTCGTAGATTTGAATGGTGACGGACAAATTGATGCAAATGATAAAACGCAGATTGGAGATCCAAATCCAGATATTAACTACGGTGTTAATTTAGAATTATCATACAAAGCTTTTGATTTATCTATTAATACCTATGGTACTGCTGGAGGACAAAACGTTTTCGGAATTCACGATTACACTCGTGCCTACACAAACAACACTACAGATGTTTTAAACAGATGGACAAGCGAAGGAACTTCAAACACAGTTCCAAGAGTAACATACGGAACAGATGATAATGGTAACTACACTAAATTCTCTGATTTGTATATTCAGGATTCAGATTTCTTCAGAATTAAAAATGCTACAATTGGATGTGATTTGACAAAGTTAACAGACAAGTTAAAATTCTTCTCTAAGTTCAGATTGTACGTTGCAGGTAATAACATTTACACTTTTACAAAGTACAAAGGAATGGATCCGGAAATTGGTTTCGGAAACGTAAATCAATCTTGGGCTAAAGGAATCGATGTTGGATATTATCCGCAGCCAAGAACCTACATGATGGGTCTAAATGTTAACTTTTAA
- a CDS encoding glycoside hydrolase family 2 TIM barrel-domain containing protein: protein MHIRKNIKSICLSAVAAGVILLNSCAKKEDAFINRKVSFNTDWSFHLNDSIIDKDTIGNTTKWRKLDVPHDWSIEGNFDEKSPAGYGGGALNGGLGWYKKTFKVAAADSTKITSITFDGVYKDSEVWVNGHYLGKRPNGYIGFQYEISKYLNYGDKNNEIIVKVDNSKQPNSRWYSGSGIFRNVWIETTDKLHVAQWGTYITTPKVTAEKASVNFETKIKNQYAQNKKATVTTTIFKEDTKVTSLTQDITINANGDQTLKQSAEVENPILWSVEKPELYTAVTEISVDDKIVDQYKTNFGIRDFKFDLNKGFILNGKQVKIKGVCLHHDLGPLGSAINTRAIERQLEIMKEMGVNGIRTSHNPPAPELLDLCDKMGFIVMDEAFDMWKQTKTKYDYGNDWDKWHKKDLIDQLLRDRNHPSIFVWSIGNEIPEQWNEKGVEIAKELAAITRQYDKTRPLTAAMNPPVNMNIDAVTLQFEKKDVSINPLAGSGVLDLIGYNYAHQTYEHHLKNFPNTPFIATETTSGLQTRGYYDAVSDTIKKWPVRWDLKFTEGNPGNTVSAYDQVQTPWGSTHEATWKVIKKHDFLSGMYIWTGFDYIGEPTPYEWPSISSYFGIVDLAGFPKDVYYMYQSEWTDKTVLHIFPHWNWKAGQTVDVWAYYNKADEVELFVNGKSVGKRSKKGDDLHIMWRIPFEAGTLKAVSRKDGKVVLEKEIKTAGNPSQLKLTADRSTIKADKNDLSFITVDILDDKGTLSPNANNEVNFSLKGNGKIVGVCSGDPVSHEPYKGTKHTALAGKCLVIVQSGDQSGRLELTAKANGLKQSTIVITAE, encoded by the coding sequence ATGCATATTAGAAAAAACATAAAAAGTATATGTTTGTCGGCAGTAGCAGCAGGAGTAATTTTACTCAATTCCTGCGCTAAAAAAGAGGATGCATTTATAAATAGAAAAGTTTCTTTTAATACAGATTGGAGTTTCCATCTAAACGATAGTATAATTGATAAAGATACTATCGGAAATACCACAAAATGGAGAAAACTAGACGTTCCTCACGATTGGAGCATCGAAGGAAATTTTGATGAAAAAAGTCCTGCTGGTTATGGCGGAGGAGCATTAAACGGAGGTTTAGGCTGGTACAAAAAAACATTTAAAGTCGCTGCAGCAGACAGCACAAAAATAACTTCTATCACTTTTGACGGTGTTTACAAAGACAGCGAAGTCTGGGTAAACGGCCATTATTTAGGAAAACGTCCAAACGGATATATTGGTTTTCAATATGAAATCTCCAAATATTTAAATTACGGAGATAAAAACAACGAAATTATTGTTAAGGTTGACAATTCAAAACAGCCTAATTCACGCTGGTATTCAGGTTCTGGAATTTTTAGAAATGTCTGGATCGAAACCACAGATAAACTGCATGTTGCACAGTGGGGAACTTATATTACCACTCCAAAAGTTACGGCTGAAAAAGCTTCAGTTAATTTTGAAACAAAGATTAAAAATCAATATGCTCAAAATAAAAAAGCAACTGTAACCACCACTATTTTTAAAGAAGATACTAAAGTAACATCACTTACTCAAGATATAACAATCAACGCAAATGGCGATCAGACATTAAAGCAATCGGCCGAAGTTGAAAATCCTATTTTATGGTCAGTTGAAAAACCAGAATTGTATACGGCAGTTACGGAAATTTCTGTTGATGATAAAATTGTAGATCAATACAAAACCAATTTCGGAATCAGAGATTTTAAATTCGATTTGAATAAAGGTTTTATTTTGAATGGAAAACAGGTAAAAATAAAAGGAGTTTGTTTACATCACGATTTAGGCCCTTTAGGTTCTGCTATTAACACGCGCGCCATCGAACGCCAATTGGAAATCATGAAAGAAATGGGTGTAAACGGAATCAGAACTTCTCATAATCCGCCCGCTCCAGAACTTTTGGATCTTTGCGATAAAATGGGTTTCATTGTCATGGACGAAGCTTTTGACATGTGGAAACAAACCAAAACCAAATACGATTACGGAAACGATTGGGACAAATGGCACAAAAAAGATCTAATCGATCAATTGCTTCGCGACCGAAATCATCCAAGTATTTTTGTTTGGAGTATCGGAAATGAAATTCCGGAACAATGGAATGAAAAAGGTGTGGAAATTGCTAAAGAATTAGCAGCAATCACACGTCAATATGATAAAACACGTCCGTTGACCGCAGCGATGAATCCGCCGGTAAACATGAATATTGATGCTGTGACTTTACAATTTGAGAAAAAAGATGTTTCGATCAATCCGCTTGCTGGATCTGGAGTCTTAGATTTAATCGGATACAATTATGCGCATCAAACGTATGAACATCATCTGAAGAATTTCCCAAATACACCTTTCATTGCAACCGAAACAACTTCAGGTCTGCAGACGAGAGGTTATTATGATGCCGTTTCAGACACTATCAAAAAATGGCCGGTAAGATGGGATCTTAAATTTACAGAAGGAAATCCAGGAAATACCGTTTCAGCATACGATCAGGTACAGACACCTTGGGGTTCAACACACGAAGCAACTTGGAAAGTCATTAAAAAACACGATTTCCTTTCTGGAATGTACATTTGGACAGGTTTCGATTACATCGGAGAACCAACGCCGTACGAATGGCCGTCTATCAGTTCTTATTTCGGAATCGTTGATTTAGCCGGTTTCCCTAAAGATGTGTATTATATGTATCAAAGCGAATGGACAGACAAGACGGTTCTTCATATTTTTCCGCATTGGAACTGGAAAGCCGGGCAGACTGTTGACGTTTGGGCATACTACAATAAAGCCGATGAAGTGGAGCTCTTCGTAAACGGAAAATCAGTTGGAAAAAGAAGCAAAAAAGGAGACGATCTTCATATAATGTGGCGAATTCCTTTTGAAGCAGGAACCTTAAAAGCAGTTTCTCGTAAAGACGGAAAAGTGGTTTTAGAAAAAGAAATCAAAACCGCTGGAAATCCATCTCAATTAAAACTGACTGCGGATAGAAGTACGATAAAAGCAGATAAAAATGATTTGTCATTTATTACAGTTGATATTTTAGACGATAAAGGAACATTATCTCCAAATGCCAATAACGAAGTTAATTTCTCTTTAAAAGGAAACGGAAAAATTGTGGGTGTTTGCAGCGGAGATCCGGTAAGCCATGAACCGTACAAAGGAACTAAACATACCGCTTTGGCTGGAAAATGTTTGGTAATTGTACAATCAGGTGATCAATCAGGAAGATTGGAATTAACCGCAAAAGCCAACGGATTAAAGCAATCTACAATTGTAATTACAGCAGAGTAA
- a CDS encoding RagB/SusD family nutrient uptake outer membrane protein: MKTYIKLFALSSLLTLGACSEDFLENEPYTDKVTENFYKTPSDAFEGLVAVYDVLQREAYGTQLIVSEQASDNCFGGFGIADPTVDLQWDRFQYTTDKDMNALTWSNSYLGIYRANVLLENLDKVNWGANTALKTRYEAEARFLRAHFHFQAAKMFGDIIPLDHTVTTSEFELPRQAPEVTYALIANDLKFAADNLGPENYSQAGNANYGRITKWAAEAYLARTFLFYTGAYNKTDLAGVVTKPQVVTYINDAVNNSGHGLVADFANLWLAASLENFAGEDNTEMVWAVRFNGSGKGNWDLHEGNRFQVNIAPRGGSIGRYATGWGGATVNPKLVAAYDNADSRKAASFIDYAGEGLNFDPQAREQRQYTGYSWKKYCPITNAAGTAVVEANGGNFQIDNYQDYAIIRFADVLLMAAELNLGTNAALAQTDLDRVRDRAFKSTTNRIPATQANIMEERRLELALEGLRYFDLIRQGMPVMKAAIDNTTGDSQFAVTFRPETLGWFPLPQSQIVLSNGTIQQNPGWN; the protein is encoded by the coding sequence ATGAAAACATATATAAAATTATTTGCACTTTCAAGCTTACTAACCCTAGGGGCTTGTTCGGAAGATTTTTTGGAAAACGAACCATATACAGATAAAGTAACAGAGAATTTTTATAAAACTCCATCTGATGCTTTTGAAGGTTTGGTTGCTGTTTACGATGTATTGCAAAGAGAAGCTTACGGTACACAATTGATCGTAAGCGAGCAGGCATCTGACAACTGTTTTGGTGGATTTGGTATTGCAGATCCAACGGTAGATTTGCAGTGGGACCGCTTTCAGTATACTACAGATAAAGATATGAATGCCTTAACATGGTCAAACTCTTATCTTGGAATTTACAGAGCGAATGTTTTGTTAGAAAACTTAGACAAAGTAAATTGGGGAGCTAATACTGCTTTAAAAACACGTTACGAAGCTGAAGCTCGTTTCTTAAGAGCACATTTTCATTTCCAGGCGGCAAAAATGTTTGGTGATATTATTCCGCTAGATCATACGGTAACGACAAGTGAATTTGAATTACCAAGACAAGCACCAGAAGTTACTTATGCTTTAATTGCAAACGATTTAAAATTTGCTGCAGATAACTTAGGTCCAGAAAATTACTCGCAAGCAGGAAATGCAAACTACGGACGAATTACAAAATGGGCTGCAGAAGCTTATTTGGCTAGAACATTCTTGTTTTACACTGGAGCTTATAACAAAACAGATTTAGCAGGTGTAGTTACGAAACCACAAGTTGTAACGTACATTAATGATGCTGTAAATAATAGCGGCCACGGATTAGTAGCAGATTTTGCGAATCTTTGGTTAGCAGCTTCTTTAGAAAATTTTGCTGGAGAAGATAATACAGAAATGGTTTGGGCTGTTCGTTTCAACGGTTCAGGAAAAGGAAACTGGGATCTTCATGAAGGAAACCGTTTTCAAGTAAATATTGCGCCTCGTGGTGGTTCTATCGGAAGATACGCAACAGGATGGGGAGGAGCAACTGTAAATCCTAAATTGGTTGCAGCATACGATAATGCTGACAGCAGAAAAGCAGCTTCATTTATTGACTACGCTGGTGAAGGACTAAATTTTGATCCACAGGCTAGAGAACAACGTCAATACACTGGATATTCTTGGAAAAAATATTGTCCGATTACTAATGCAGCGGGAACAGCTGTTGTTGAAGCAAACGGAGGAAACTTCCAAATTGACAACTACCAAGATTATGCAATTATTCGTTTTGCAGATGTTTTATTAATGGCTGCCGAATTGAATTTAGGAACAAATGCAGCACTAGCACAAACAGATTTAGACAGAGTACGTGACCGTGCTTTCAAAAGTACGACTAATAGAATTCCTGCAACTCAGGCTAATATTATGGAAGAGCGTCGTTTAGAATTGGCTTTGGAAGGATTACGTTATTTTGACTTAATCAGACAAGGAATGCCAGTAATGAAAGCGGCTATCGATAATACTACTGGAGATTCTCAGTTTGCTGTAACATTTAGACCAGAAACTTTAGGATGGTTTCCTTTACCACAATCACAAATAGTACTTTCAAATGGTACTATTCAACAAAATCCAGGTTGGAACTAA